In Rhodobacter sp. 24-YEA-8, the following are encoded in one genomic region:
- a CDS encoding NUDIX hydrolase: MFRKIWTDFGALILRRPSHYQVAALCWHETDVGGIEILLISSLTTGRWILPKGWPQMGRDGAGTALEEAWEEAGIRIEDPQPQLVGRYRYQKRLAGDVPARTMVDVWAIRVDRLLDKYPEAGRRKREWFAPEKAASLVDEPELARLLRAAPQLITPA; encoded by the coding sequence ATGTTTAGGAAAATCTGGACCGATTTCGGGGCGCTGATCCTGCGCCGGCCTTCGCATTACCAGGTGGCGGCGCTGTGCTGGCATGAGACGGATGTCGGTGGGATCGAGATTTTGCTGATTTCCTCGCTGACCACCGGTCGCTGGATCCTGCCGAAGGGCTGGCCGCAAATGGGCCGCGACGGCGCCGGGACCGCGCTGGAAGAGGCCTGGGAAGAGGCCGGGATCCGTATCGAAGACCCGCAGCCGCAGCTTGTTGGCCGTTACAGATACCAGAAGCGGCTCGCGGGCGACGTGCCGGCGCGCACGATGGTCGATGTCTGGGCGATCCGCGTCGACCGGCTGCTTGACAAATACCCCGAGGCGGGGCGGCGCAAACGCGAATGGTTCGCGCCGGAAAAAGCCGCGAGCCTCGTGGATGAGCCGGAGCTGGCCCGCCTGCTGCGCGCCGCGCCGCAGCTGATCACACCCGCCTGA
- a CDS encoding inorganic phosphate transporter, with amino-acid sequence MSDRTDPQLRDQPEPGWQVLDRDLSRISRLELATSYVAQPLVAVGLGLVFVALAALWAALVSGGGSGGLVIVVAAAFAAYLALNIGANDVANNMGPAVGANALTMAGALAIAAICETAGALIAGGEVVDTIAKGIIAPSSLGDEASFVVAMMAALLSSALWLNLATWVGAPVSTTHAIVGGVVGAGVAAAGFGAVDWGGMSRIAASWIISPAMGGALAAAALWVVHKLVIDRDDKIAAARVWVPVLIAVMAGAFATYLSLKGLKHLIDLSFGHALLIGLIACGLSWAAAKPYILRRSRGLENRNKSLKVLFQIPLVLSAALMSFAHGANDVSNAIGPLAAIVSLLHGGVATAAVPLWVMLIGALGISVGLLLFGPRLIRMVGGQITRLNAMRAYCVALSAAVTVIAASWFGLPVSSTHIAIGGIFGVGFFREAVEARRMRQMTGAVELPEMASEERRRRKLVRRSHFMTIILAWVITVPATALASGLMYLALKALGAVS; translated from the coding sequence ATGAGCGACAGAACCGACCCGCAGCTGCGCGATCAGCCCGAGCCCGGCTGGCAAGTGCTGGACCGCGACCTGAGCCGGATCTCCCGGCTGGAACTTGCGACCTCTTATGTGGCGCAGCCACTGGTCGCGGTGGGTCTGGGGCTTGTCTTCGTGGCGCTTGCCGCGCTCTGGGCGGCACTGGTGTCCGGGGGCGGCTCGGGCGGGCTGGTGATTGTGGTGGCCGCAGCTTTCGCGGCCTATCTGGCGCTGAATATCGGTGCCAATGATGTGGCGAATAATATGGGCCCGGCAGTGGGCGCCAATGCACTGACCATGGCCGGCGCTTTGGCCATCGCCGCGATCTGCGAGACCGCCGGTGCGCTGATTGCCGGGGGCGAGGTGGTCGATACCATCGCCAAGGGGATCATTGCGCCGTCGAGCCTCGGGGATGAGGCGTCTTTCGTGGTCGCGATGATGGCGGCGCTGCTGTCATCGGCGCTCTGGCTGAACCTTGCGACCTGGGTGGGGGCCCCGGTTTCGACCACCCATGCCATTGTCGGCGGCGTGGTCGGAGCAGGCGTGGCCGCCGCCGGCTTTGGTGCGGTGGACTGGGGCGGCATGTCCCGCATCGCCGCCAGCTGGATCATCTCGCCGGCAATGGGCGGGGCGCTGGCGGCAGCGGCACTGTGGGTCGTGCACAAGCTGGTGATCGACCGCGACGACAAGATCGCTGCGGCGCGGGTCTGGGTGCCGGTGCTGATCGCAGTGATGGCCGGGGCCTTCGCCACTTATCTTTCGCTCAAGGGGCTGAAACATCTGATCGATCTCAGCTTTGGCCATGCGCTGCTGATCGGGCTGATCGCCTGCGGGCTCAGCTGGGCGGCGGCAAAGCCCTATATCCTGCGCCGCTCCAGGGGGCTGGAAAACCGCAATAAATCGCTGAAAGTGCTGTTCCAGATACCGCTGGTGCTTTCTGCGGCGCTGATGAGCTTTGCGCATGGTGCCAATGATGTTTCGAACGCCATCGGGCCGCTGGCGGCCATCGTCTCGCTGCTGCATGGCGGTGTGGCCACGGCGGCGGTGCCGCTTTGGGTCATGCTGATCGGGGCGCTCGGGATCTCGGTCGGGCTTTTGCTGTTCGGGCCCCGGCTGATCCGCATGGTGGGCGGCCAGATCACCCGGCTGAACGCGATGCGCGCTTATTGCGTGGCGCTCTCGGCGGCGGTGACGGTGATCGCGGCCAGCTGGTTCGGTCTGCCGGTCAGCTCGACCCATATCGCGATCGGTGGTATTTTCGGCGTCGGCTTTTTCCGCGAGGCGGTGGAGGCGCGGCGGATGCGGCAGATGACCGGGGCGGTGGAACTGCCGGAAATGGCCAGCGAAGAGCGCCGCCGTCGCAAGCTGGTGCGCCGGTCGCATTTCATGACCATCATTCTGGCCTGGGTGATCACGGTGCCCGCAACGGCGCTGGCTTCGGGTCTGATGTATCTTGCGCTGAAAGCCCTCGGCGCGGTTTCCTGA